The nucleotide window TCAAAACTGGCCATCGGATAAGAACTGGCCCGTGCTCGAAAATATTCCCGTCCCAACAACGACGGCAGCCGTCCCACTTCGACGGACGCCCGCGCATAGCGCCGCAACAGCGCCACCGTCCGGGCGCGATAAGGCCACATGTCCATTTCCGTTTCTCCCAGCCACGGGGGCATCTCCTGATTCCTGTTCTGTGCCATCAACCACGCACCCGCCCCCGTCATGGACGCACCTCCATCTCCGCCACTCCACGCAAACATTCGACTTGCAGGGGGTTCTGTGCCGTTCGCCCTCGGCCTGTTTGCAGCAACGCCGCTCGTTGCGCTTGGCACCGTTCGCAATGCACCCCATCCTGCTCCGATCGCCGCAACCACAATCCGCCGCACCGCTCGCAATACTTCAACTCCACTGCTAACTCCTCTTGCCGCATCATGCTGATGAAATTCATAAAGGCATCTCCGGATATGAAAGAAACGTATGAAACCAACAACTCACCGAAACCCGCTCTTGGAACGGAATCGAAATCCCGCTTCGTATCAGGGCATCGCTTTAGCGATGCCGCATGCCCGCAACCAAGCGCCCCTTTAGGGGCTGACACCCCTCACACAACGCCAAAAATGAAAAAGCCCCGGCGCCGATCTCTCGGCCCAGGGCTCGTTTCTCTTACGATGACCTGCTTCTTTATGTAATTGGGAACTACTAGCTTACTCCGGGCTGCACGCCACACTCGGCTCGGGCTGCCGGAAGTAACCTTCCTCGTATCCCGATTTCAGCACACTGCCGTTCTGCACAACCACGCTCAACTTCCCGCTGAAGTGGAGGTTTCGAAGCAGCCGCTCCATCGCGGCCGACAATACTTCGGCGGAGCGCACCTTGCGGCGAAACTCCCCAAAGCTCTGTTCTTCATTATTTTCATGAGGCTGGACTGCAATCATGGCCAACAACCTTTCCCTGCAGATATGAGTTATATGATTGCGGCATACTATAGCTCGACTGACTGTTAGTCAAGAACGAGATTATCACCTTCACGCAAGGGTGGTATACTCCAAAACCATGTCAACTCTACGACAATTTTGGGACTCATCGATGACGTTCGCGATTTCATCGCTGGTTTTTGCGGCGGGCGACGTTGCTTCTTATATTGGGCTGCCTCCATGGCCTAATAGCAGAACTGCTATCGGTCTTTGTTTCATCCTGTTCGTGGGCACGGTTTATCGCGCTCTATACCTGGAGCACAAAGCGCGAATTGGAGCGGAACAAAAAGACGAAGGGGCAGAGCTGTGGTTGTTGTATGTGCCGCTGGGAGGAATGCATCGGCATCAACTTAAGGTTGAAAATCGTAGTCCCGACAAAGATGCATACAACGTGCAAATTGCGGACGCTGCTTTAGGAGATGGGTTCGCGAGAGCATCGTTCAAATTACTCCCACTATTGGGACGCGGACAAACGGATACGCCTATTGTTCAAGTGGAAGGAGATAATTTTTCCCCTGAATATGGCGATGACTTTGACATGATTATCTTTGGAGCTAAAAAGGCTTGGGATCAACTTCCTCAGGATATGTTCTTTCGTGATGTGCGCGGTCACGATCATGTCAAGTTTCCACTTTCGCTAACATTCGATGACTATAAGGGAAAGAAATATGAACTAGATTTTCTGTTTGATATGGCACTGACGTTTTATCAAGTAGAAATCCAGCTCTCCCAGAGACGGGTTATGCGGTGAGGGTTTTATATTCCACATTTGATGACGCAATGAGTTTGAGCATGGTGTCCCGAAACAGGTAAGGATTCTTGCGATTGTTGAAACGCCACGTCATCTCTTGCAGGTAGGCTCCGAGATGCTTTGTAGAGACGCGATGCCAAGTTCCCACAATCCCGCGCTTGAGCAACGAGAATGCGGATTCAATCGCGTTCGTGGTGACGCAGAGATCGCCTTCGACACGGACATATTCGTCTGCGCTATGGTTCACGCTCTCGTGCCGAATGTTGCGGTACTTCGTCAGGTTGAAATTGTAGAGCTTGGATTCGTCGGTCATGATTACATCAACCGAGGTATCCACGTTACGGTTGATGATCTCGTAGATTGTGGCCTGATTCACGTTCTCGGCCTTAATGAAGTGCAGATGCCCATTGCGCTCACGGATACCGATTACAGCGGCCTTGTTCTTAAGCTGGCCTTTGTGACCGTGCTGCTTGCCGCCGATGTACGTTTCGTCGATCTCGACTACGCCAGTCATTTTGTGTTCGACTTCGGTCATGGCCGCACGGATGCGATGGCAGAGGTACCACGCGGTCTTGTAAGAGATACCAAGCATTCGCTTGATCTGATTCGCGGACATTCCCTTGCGCGACTCGCAGAGCAGATACGTAGCAGCAAACCACTTCGGAAGGGGCAAGTGGGAATCATGGAAGATCGTTCCACTCATTACGGAGAACTGATAGCGGCATGAATCGCAATCAAACTGGTCGCGCTTCGCAATTCTGGAGATCGTCTTACCGCTGCAACGCGGGCAAGAGAGTCCCTTCGGCCAGCGCAAGCCTTCAAGATACTCACGGCATTCTGACTCTGTATCGAATGCTTCCATTAACTTCATCAAGTCCATTTGCGGTTTCATTGGAGTTATCCCTTGGCTAAGAAAAAAGCGCACGAATTAACTACGGAGCAAGCGTTGAAACGGGTTTTTAAGCGGCCTGTTCGGAAGGCCCTAGAGCGCATTTTGGCGGAGAACGAATCCCCCAAAAAGCCTGCTAAGTCTGTGAGCCGCAAGTCCATGAAAGGAATATAGCGGATGGATCAACCCTGTGTCAAGTATATAATCTCGGTCAAGAATTTTATTTCCTTGTGGATGTTGTAGTTATCTAAGTAATAGCTTGGTGCTATAACGCCTGTTATACTCTCGCCATGAAATTCCGCACTCTACAGGAAAACCTGCGCAAGGCCTTGTGGCAGCGCATCGACGAAGGCCAGCTCACCGGCCTCCATCTCGCAGGTCAGACCGGATTCAAACAGGCCCATATCTCTAACTTCCTCAATCGCAAGCGCGGACTCAGCATCGAAGGCATGGACAAGGTCCTTTCTGTCCAGCGTATTTCGGTGCTCGACCTCCTCGACCCGTCAGAAGTGAACAAGCGCGCCTCCATCGTTGCTCCCAGTGCCGACGAATTCGACAGCGTCGTAGTCGCCGACCCCCAGGTCGCCGCGCAGGAACCACTCATCATGAGCATGCACGTGAAGGAAATCCTGAAATTCAAGAAAACCTTCCTTCGCCGCCTTCGTGACGACATGCAGGGCGACCGCGATTCCTGGGAGCGTTTCGTCGTGATCAAAGTCGACGCTCGTGAGGGCATGAGCATGTATCCCCGCATGCTCCCCGGTGCTACGCTGCTCATCGATCGCCATTACAACTCCCTCACTCCCTACCGCAAGGGCGAGCAGAACATGTACGCCGTCCGCAAGAACGAAGAGCAGGGTTGCACCATCAAGTACGTGGAAGTGGCCAACGCCAACCTGGTCCTGCGCCCTCACAACCCCGCCTACCCAGTGGAAGTTCTGCCGATCGAAGAAGGAACCAAACCCGGCGACTACATAGTCGGCCGCGTCTGTCACGTAGGAATAGAAACCTAATCGATGGATGGATGGATGTGGAGCGGGCGCCCCCGCCCGCTGCCGTTGGGGTTGGGGATGGGGTTGGGGATGGGGTTGGTGTTGGGGTTGAAGTTGTTGTTGGTTTTGTTGTTGCCTAGTTTTGCAGTTGATCTACGGTTTCGATTTGCTGGGAAACAAAGTGTTAGCCAGGAACTCTAAGCCTACCCAGCCTTGCTAAGCAACTCCCTCAGAGCCCGCAAATCCTCCGCACCAACATCTCCGACCACGAAATACCGCAGTCCACCCTGCGCCCAGCTTTCCAGATGAAACGATCTCGCATCCGTGCCTTCACCCAAGCGGGAGCCTGTATTCACCGCCCGTTCCTGGAAAATGAATACCGAAATCTGATGCTTGCGTACGCGATAGATAAGCTCCGCGCCCGCCGACTGTTCCAGGTAGCTGACTCGCCCTCCGATTAACTCGAATGGCGATCCCTGTAACTCCGGCAGATTGAAGCTGAATGGAATTTTCCCTTCAAACCATGGCTTGACCGTGTGCCGGTCCGTGGACACCACATCTACGGGCGATGCACTAGCCAGCGTCGATACATGCAAGTCAACCAGTTCACTGATCACCTGGTTGTCCCGCACCCGCCGCGAACTCTCCTGCATGAAGAACCCACCCACCCCTACTATCACCATCGCGGCTACTGCTGCAAATGATGCCCACCGCCACGAGAAGGAAAATCGGTTTGATCGTTCTCCTCCAACGCCCTTGCGCACGCGTTCGCGCAAGCTCGCATCCGCCGTGTAACGCCGTCCCGCGCTTTGTACCGACCGTTTCCATTGCAGCCTGCGCAAGCTCTCCGCCGCGCATTCCGGACACTCCCGCAGATGGCGATCCAATTCCTGCATCGCCCGCGACTCCAACTCTCCGTCGAGGTAAGCATCGAGTTGGGCCAGCCATGTCCCGTGTGTCACGCCAGACTCCTTTTCATTTTTCCTTCTACCGCCACGCGCAATGCCTTCCGCGCCCGCGACAGCCGCGACATCACAGTTCCGATCGGCACCGTCAGAGTCGCAGCGATCTCCTGATACGACATCTCCTCCACCTCGCACAACAGGAGCACTTCGCGATACACAACCGGCAGTTCCTCGATCGCGTGCTGCATCACTCGTTCATTCGATCGATCAATCAGAATCGTTTCCGGCGTTTCGGTTTCCGTTGGCAGCGTTGGATCGTCGTCTTCCGTGCCCAGCGGGACCATTGCCGCTTTCAGCCCCGTCCGCGAATTTAGAAACGTATTCCGTAGGATGCGAAATATCCACGCCTTGAAGTTGGTGCCCAGCTCAAACGACGCAAACCCCTTGAGCGCCTTGACGTAGGTTTCCTGCACCAGGTCGTCGGCTTCGTCGCGATTCTGCGTCAGCCAGTGCGCGAAGTTGTACATCCGGTCAAACAGGGGCATTGCCAACTGCTCGAACACCGCCGATGACCGCTTCTCTGCCACGCATACAAGAGTAAACCAGTGAGCTGCTGATTTATTCCCAGCCAGAAAAGTTTTCTTTCTTCGGAATAAATCCAGAGCCCGCTGGTTCATACCGTAGACGGATTGTCACCGCAGGCAATGAAACAGGGCCAACAAGACCCCTTCGGCAGCGATCCATCAAATTACGTATCCCCCGAGGAAATATGACACAAACAGGCAAAGACAAAATTCTCTTCGACCACCAGCATGACGGCATCGACCGGCGTGGATTCCTGCGCTGTATGGCTTGGGCCGGCACCGGCGCTCTCTGCATCCTCGAAGGCGGAGTCCTGAAAAGCTACGCTCTCGGCCATGGCAGCAACATGCCGGGCAAGATTCACAAAGGAGAACTTGCATTCGTACAAATCAGCGACAGCCACATGGGATTCGACAAGCCGGCCAACACCGACGTGATCGGCACCTTCAAAGCTGCGATCGATAAGATCAATGCGCTTCCCATCGCGCCGGAATTCATTCTCCACACCGGCGACATCAGCCACCTGGCCAAACCCGCCGAATTCGATAACGTCGAGCAGATTTTGAAATCTGCGAACACTTCCGACATCTTCTACGTTCCCGGGGAACACGATTTTGTGGGTGACGAAGGCAAGCAGTATCTCGATCGCTTCGGCAAATCCAGCAAGGGCTCCGGCTGGTACAGCTTCGACAAGAACGGCGTGCACTTCATTGGACTCGTCAACGTCGCCAACCTGAAAGCGGGCGGCCTCGGATCACTGGGTGCCGATCAACTCGAATGGCTCGAAGACGATATCAGGCACCTGAAGTCGAGCACGCCGATCGTTGTTTTCGCTCACATTCCGCTGTGGACGATCTATCCCGACTGGGGCTGGGGCACCGAAGACAGCGCTCAAGCCCTCGGCTATCTCAAGCGCTTTGGATCCGTTACCGTTCTCAACGGACACATCCATCAGACCATGCAAAAAGTGGAAGGGAACATCACGTTTCATACCGCATGTTCCACAGCATTCCCGCAACCGAAGCCGGGCGCGGCACCATCTCCCGGTCCAATGAAAGTCCCCGCCGAGCAACTGCGCAGTCTGCTGGGAGTAACCGACGTGCACTTTAAGAAAGGCCAGCACTCTCTCGCCATCACCGACTCAACACTCGGCTGAAGGTCGCCACAAAACCAGAAGAGAGAAGAGTAAAGAGAAAGAAGAAAAAGAGAAGTTGTCATCCTGAGCGAAGCGAAGGACCTGCTGTCCTTACGACGCTGCACGGCGGAGCCTCGCTCCAAAACGAAAAATATCTTACGGAGGAAGTAAATGAAATCGCGCATGAAGTACTTGGGAATAGTCGCATTCACGCTGTTGACGCTGGTGATCGCGTCACCGCAACAATCATTCGCCGCCGACAATCCACCTGTCGCCCTCAAGATCGACAACTTCAGCTTCAGCCCGCAAACAATCACGGTACCCGCAGGCACGCAAATCACCTGGACAAATCAGGATGACATCCCGCACACCGTCGTCAGCGACGACAAGACCACCTTCAAGTCGCGCGCTCTCGACACCGACGAAAAATTCACCTTCACATTCACCAAGCCCGGCTCTTACAACTATTTCTGCTCGATCCACCCCAAGATGACCGCGAAAGTGATCGTCGAATAAATCTCGCGGGACGGGCACCTTGGCACGCTCAAGGACCAGCCCGTCCCAAATTCTTACCGGAGAACCACAATGAATCCCTGGGATATCCACGCCTTACTGACCGCGAAACACGCCCAACACGTCGTGCTCATTCATTTTCCGATTGCACTCTTCCTCGCTGGTGTCGGGTTCGATCTCGTTGCCACCATCACTCGGCGCAGAGAATGGGCACTCGCCGCCTGCTACAACTTCATCTTCGCTGCCGCCTCGGCCGTCCCAGCAGCGCTAACCGGACTGCTGGCCTGGCAATGGGAACTCGAAGGCCGTCGTCTCAAAGGAATCCTTCTTCTCCATCTCCTATTCGGGGCATCCTCTGCGTTGTTGATCCTCGTCGTTGCGTGGATTCACAGCCGCAGCCATCGCCGCCACGATGGCCTCCTGCCAGCTTTTCGCTGGCCTCTGCAGGCCTTGGCTGTGGTTCTCGTCATCCTGACCGGACATCTTGGGGGCTTCCTCAGCGGCGTGAATCACCCTTAAATTGGCTCAACCCAACAATTTCTCCGGAACCAACCTCACCAACGCTCCGTACCTAAGTCTGACTACCTGGGGTACTCGTATGTCTCCAGGTTCCGGAGAATCCGACTATGCGCACTTTCGCCATTACCCTATTCGCAGCCGCTCTGCTCGTAACCGTCGCTCGCGCCGACGAGTGGAATAAGACTTACGCCGTCGAGCATGCTCCGCAGCTGCGCGTCGACACCTCCGACGCGGACATTCGCCTCGATACCTGGGACCAGAACAAAATTGAAGCCCATGTCGTCACCGAGAACTGGAAGATCGGCGAAAACGGCATCAAGATTCTCGAACGCCAGACCGGCAATGCTGTCGAAATCGAAGTACGCTTTCCGCACCGCAATTTTGTGCTCGACGTTGGCAGGCGTCGCGTGCAGGTTGAGATCCACATGCCGCGTGAAGGCAAAGTCTCTCTGCGGACTGGCGATGGCCGCATCTCGGTCAACCATTTGAAAGGTGAAATGGATTTCTACAGCGGCGACGGTCGTCTCGAAGTCGACGACGCGGACGGGATCTTGCGCGCGCGCACCGGCGACGGCTCCATCCGCGCTGCCGGACGCTTTGACTCGGTCGACGTGACTTCCGGCGATGGCCACGTCTCCCTTTCTGTCCGGCGTGGATCCCAGGTTGCGCATTCCTGGGATGTCCGAACTGCCGACGGCAGCGTCAACCTGGAAATCCCGACCGATCTCGCTGCCGATATGGATCTTCACACCGGTGACGGCCACATTACTTTGAATCTTCCACTCGCCGTTGAAGGAAAGTTCAACAACCAGGATGTTCACGGCAAGCTGAATGGTGGTGGCAACCGGGTCGTCGTCCACACCGGTGACGGATCGATTACGGTGGATAAATCCTAGCCCGCGATGTTAGGGTCTGGAGTTCGCCGATTTCTTTAAGGAATAGAAAATGTCTCTGAAGAATTTTGCGTTACTCCTGGCCCTCGTCTTGGTTTCTCTGTTTTCTCTCTCCGCGCAGAATACGCCCGCACCAGACCAACCGGTGCTCGACCAGTCGTCAATGGATAAGAGTGTCGATCCCTGCGTCGATTTCTACGCTTACTCATGCGGCGGCTGGATGAAGCGCAACCCCATCCCGCCCGATCAGTCCAGCTGGAGCGGGTACGGCAAACTTCAGGACGAGAACCTTGCCCAGTTGCGCACGATCCTCGAAGAAGCCAGCACAGCGCCCGCAGACCCCGTCGCGAAAAAAATCGGCGACTACTACGCATCCTGCATGGACGAAGCGGCGATCAACAAGAAAGGTGCCGAGCCCCTCGCGCCCGAACTCAAACGCATCGCCAACCTGAAAACGAAGAATGCATTCGCCGAATATCTCGCCACCGCGCAGTACCCGACCGCCCTCGGAGGCAGTGGGCCACTCCTCAATTTTCGATCGACCCAGGACGGCAAGAATTCCGCCGAAGTAATCGCCGAAGCCGACCAGGGCGGCCTCGGTCTCCCGGATCGTGATTACTACCTCAAGGACGATGACAAGTCGCAACAACTTCGCAAAGCCTACGTGGCCCATGTCCAGAAAATATTCGAATTGCTCGGCGACAAGCCGGAGCAAGCTGCAGCCGAAGCGGCCACGGTGCTGCGCATCGAGACCGCGCTCTCTAAGGGCCATCTCACCCGTGTCGACCGTCGCGACCCGCAAAAGCTCTACCACCGGATGAGCGTGCAGGACCTCACGAAACTCGCGCCGGCCTTCCGCTGGAAACTTTACCTGGCTAAGAATGGGCTGGGCTCGATCCAATCGTTGAATGTCGCTGTTCCCGATTTCTTCCGAACCATGAATGCAGTGGTCGAGAAGGAGAGTCTCTCCGACTGGAAGACATACTTGCGCTGGCATGCCACGCACAACGCCGCCAGTAATCTCTCCTCCGCC belongs to Acidobacteriota bacterium and includes:
- a CDS encoding metallophosphoesterase, with the protein product MTQTGKDKILFDHQHDGIDRRGFLRCMAWAGTGALCILEGGVLKSYALGHGSNMPGKIHKGELAFVQISDSHMGFDKPANTDVIGTFKAAIDKINALPIAPEFILHTGDISHLAKPAEFDNVEQILKSANTSDIFYVPGEHDFVGDEGKQYLDRFGKSSKGSGWYSFDKNGVHFIGLVNVANLKAGGLGSLGADQLEWLEDDIRHLKSSTPIVVFAHIPLWTIYPDWGWGTEDSAQALGYLKRFGSVTVLNGHIHQTMQKVEGNITFHTACSTAFPQPKPGAAPSPGPMKVPAEQLRSLLGVTDVHFKKGQHSLAITDSTLG
- a CDS encoding anti-sigma factor, encoding MTHGTWLAQLDAYLDGELESRAMQELDRHLRECPECAAESLRRLQWKRSVQSAGRRYTADASLRERVRKGVGGERSNRFSFSWRWASFAAVAAMVIVGVGGFFMQESSRRVRDNQVISELVDLHVSTLASASPVDVVSTDRHTVKPWFEGKIPFSFNLPELQGSPFELIGGRVSYLEQSAGAELIYRVRKHQISVFIFQERAVNTGSRLGEGTDARSFHLESWAQGGLRYFVVGDVGAEDLRALRELLSKAG
- a CDS encoding DUF2231 domain-containing protein translates to MNPWDIHALLTAKHAQHVVLIHFPIALFLAGVGFDLVATITRRREWALAACYNFIFAAASAVPAALTGLLAWQWELEGRRLKGILLLHLLFGASSALLILVVAWIHSRSHRRHDGLLPAFRWPLQALAVVLVILTGHLGGFLSGVNHP
- a CDS encoding sigma-70 family RNA polymerase sigma factor; translated protein: MNQRALDLFRRKKTFLAGNKSAAHWFTLVCVAEKRSSAVFEQLAMPLFDRMYNFAHWLTQNRDEADDLVQETYVKALKGFASFELGTNFKAWIFRILRNTFLNSRTGLKAAMVPLGTEDDDPTLPTETETPETILIDRSNERVMQHAIEELPVVYREVLLLCEVEEMSYQEIAATLTVPIGTVMSRLSRARKALRVAVEGKMKRSLA
- a CDS encoding IS1595 family transposase, with the protein product MKPQMDLMKLMEAFDTESECREYLEGLRWPKGLSCPRCSGKTISRIAKRDQFDCDSCRYQFSVMSGTIFHDSHLPLPKWFAATYLLCESRKGMSANQIKRMLGISYKTAWYLCHRIRAAMTEVEHKMTGVVEIDETYIGGKQHGHKGQLKNKAAVIGIRERNGHLHFIKAENVNQATIYEIINRNVDTSVDVIMTDESKLYNFNLTKYRNIRHESVNHSADEYVRVEGDLCVTTNAIESAFSLLKRGIVGTWHRVSTKHLGAYLQEMTWRFNNRKNPYLFRDTMLKLIASSNVEYKTLTA
- a CDS encoding S24 family peptidase, with the protein product MKFRTLQENLRKALWQRIDEGQLTGLHLAGQTGFKQAHISNFLNRKRGLSIEGMDKVLSVQRISVLDLLDPSEVNKRASIVAPSADEFDSVVVADPQVAAQEPLIMSMHVKEILKFKKTFLRRLRDDMQGDRDSWERFVVIKVDAREGMSMYPRMLPGATLLIDRHYNSLTPYRKGEQNMYAVRKNEEQGCTIKYVEVANANLVLRPHNPAYPVEVLPIEEGTKPGDYIVGRVCHVGIET
- a CDS encoding cupredoxin family copper-binding protein; translated protein: MKYLGIVAFTLLTLVIASPQQSFAADNPPVALKIDNFSFSPQTITVPAGTQITWTNQDDIPHTVVSDDKTTFKSRALDTDEKFTFTFTKPGSYNYFCSIHPKMTAKVIVE
- a CDS encoding zf-TFIIB domain-containing protein, encoding MNFISMMRQEELAVELKYCERCGGLWLRRSEQDGVHCERCQAQRAALLQTGRGRTAQNPLQVECLRGVAEMEVRP
- a CDS encoding DUF4097 family beta strand repeat protein: MRTFAITLFAAALLVTVARADEWNKTYAVEHAPQLRVDTSDADIRLDTWDQNKIEAHVVTENWKIGENGIKILERQTGNAVEIEVRFPHRNFVLDVGRRRVQVEIHMPREGKVSLRTGDGRISVNHLKGEMDFYSGDGRLEVDDADGILRARTGDGSIRAAGRFDSVDVTSGDGHVSLSVRRGSQVAHSWDVRTADGSVNLEIPTDLAADMDLHTGDGHITLNLPLAVEGKFNNQDVHGKLNGGGNRVVVHTGDGSITVDKS